The genomic segment ATCGGATGAACGATCTAATCGACAACGTGCGCATCGAAGGAAACATCAAAATCGCAGGCCACAACATCATGAGCCGTGAAGTGGATGTGATCGAATTGCGGAAACGTGTGGGAATGGTTTTTCAAAAATCGAATCCATTTCCCAAATCGATTTACGAAAACATTGCGTATGCGCTGAAGTTGCAAGGCCTCAGGAGCCGTTCGGAGTTGGAGGGCATTGTGGAAAACAGCCTGCGCGGTGCGGCTCTCTGGGACGAGGTTAAAGACCGGCTTCACGCCAGTGCGCTGGGTTTGTCCGGTGGCCAGCAACAACGCCTGTGCATTGCCCGTGCAATTTCGATCAAGCCGGAAATCATTCTCATGGATGAACCGGCTTCGGCGCTTGATCCGATTGCCACTGCCAAAATAGAGGAATTGATTCTGGATTTAAAGAAAGAGTTCACCATCGTCATTGTCACTCACAACATGCAACAAGCCGCGCGTATCTCCGATTATACCGCATTCTTCTACATCGGCACGCTGGTTGAACATGACCGCACCTCGAAGATCTTTACCAACCCGACGCAAAAACAAACAGAGGATTACGTCACCGGCCGTTTTGGTTGAGTTAAAAGCCTGAACCTGGAACCAATAACCTATGACCCTTCATTTTGAGAACGAACTAGTGGGGCTGAAAGAAACCCTGCTGACCATGGCCAGTCACGCCGAAGGTTCGGTGACGAAAGCCATCAAGGCACTGGTTGAGCGCGATGATGAGCTGGCCCGCCGGGTCATGGCGGATGACGCCATCGTGGACCAGTTTGAGATTGATATTGATGAGATGTCGATCCAGTTGCTCTCCAAGGCGCCACTCGCCACGGATCTGCGGTTGATTACGATTGCGATGAAAATCTCGCACGATTTGGAACGTGTCTCGGACGAGGCTACAACCATTGCACGCCGCTCGCTGGAACTGAGCACGGAACCACAGTTAAAGCCTTATGTGGACATTCCCCGCATGGCCAATATGGCAACTGATATGCTCAAGGATGCGTTGGATGCATTTGTGAATCGCGATACCGCGAAGGCGCGGGCGATCATCCCCCGCGATAAGGAAGTGGATCTTTTAAACAAGCAACTCCATCGCGAGCTTTCCAGTTACATGGTGGAAAAGCCGAGCACCATTACCCGCTGTCTCAATCTGATGGTGGTTTCCAAAAGTTTGGAGCGCATCGCCGACCATGCGACCAATGTGGCTGAAGAGGTTGTTTATCTGTATGAAGCCCGGGATATTCGTCATTCCCTCAAATCAGCAACCGCTGAACAGACCTCTTCTTAGCATGCCGGGGCGCCGTCTGGTTTTGCCTCCTGGCCATCGGTTGTAACCATAATGTAACTTCCGCGTCATTTTGCGGTCATCTTACCCCTGATAATGAGGGATGATGAGACCTAGAATATTGATAGTCGATGATGAGCCTGACATCGTGGAGTTGGTGTCCTTCAATTTGAGGGCAGAGGGTTATGAAGTGGTGACAGCCAGCAATGGGCTGGATGCCGTGACCCAGGCTAATTCCCTGATCCCAGACCTCATCGTCCTGGATTTAATGCTTCCAGAGATGGATGGATTGTCCGTCTGCGAACTGCTGCATCGCTTCCCAACCACTGCCCGCATACCGATTATCATGCTTACCGCCTGGACCAGCGAACTCTCCCGCCTGATCGGGTTGGATTACGGCGCAGAGGATTACATGACCAAACCGTTCAGCCCAAGAGAGCTGGTTTTGCGGGTGAAAAAAACCTTGCAAGCTCATCCGGCCAGGCCCGATGGAAATCAATTGAATTAGCTATTCCAGGAATCTACCAATCCCAGGCTTCGAGAATGACTGCTGCACTCAGCGATGATCCCGCGAGCATACTGTTGCTGATGGTTGGACTTTTTTCAGCCGCTTTTTTGGGTTTGGTTTTTGTACCTTCCTATTATCGCCGATATAAGCGGCGCGTGCGCGATGCAAAAAGAAGACCTCCCGGATAAAAGCCAAAAAAATTCCATCCATAAATGGATGCAGGTCATCTGCTTCCATATTTAATGAAGCCAAGACTTTGCCCGCCTCGACTTTCTGTAACAGAACTGTAACCTTTTTGTCACGGGGCTGTGCTTGTAGAATGATGGTGGGCATGGTACCCAACACTCACGTGATACCAAAGATTCTAGTTGTTGATGATGAGCCCGATGCGATTGAACTTATCAAATTCAATCTGAAGAGCGCCGGCTACGAGGTAATCACCGCCGCTGACGGCGAGGAAGCTCTCAACAAAGCCCGATCGTTGCTCCCCAATCTCATCATTCTCGACCTCATGATTCCGGAAGTGGACGGTTTGGAAGTTTGCAAAATCCTTCGCCGCGATGCCAGAGTATCAGGGATTCCAATCATCATGCTTACGGCGAAGGCCGCAGAGATTGATAGGGTATTGGGCCTGGAACTCGGCGCGGATGATTACGTCACAAAACCTTTCAGCCCGCGTGAATTGGTGCTGCGAGTAAAACGACTGCTTCGCAGCGGCCAAACTACCGGGGAGAAATCCGACGAAATCATTTTGAAGGAACTCTCGCTTAATATCCCAAAGCACCTGGCCCTGGTAAAGGGCAAGCCGGTTGAACTGACGGCCACCGAGTTCAAGCTGCTCACCGTGCTCGCCCAGCGCCGCGGCCGCGTGCAATCCCGAGAGCAATTGCTGCAGGACGTTTGGGAATACGATAATCTCATCGATACCCGTACAGTGGATACGCACATGCGTCGTCTTCGCGAAAAGCTCGGTGCGGCTGCGAGATATCTCGACACCGTTCGCGGCGTAGGCTACCGCTTTGTGGACGAATAGCGGCTCAACTGGCACTCGCGTTACATGCTCTATCTATTGCTCTCCATCGTAATTGCAGGTGCTGTGGCCCTGCATTTCTGGTGGCGGCATCGGTACCGGCGCTTGCTGGAGGAAATTGCCCGGGAGAAGCAATCGCTTTCCGACGCTCAACGCGAGCACGGTCTGGAAATCACTCAACGCAAGGCGGAGCAACAGGCGCTGTTCAACAGCATGACCGAGGGCGTGCTCATTTTGGATCATGCCGGGCACGTTCAACTGGTCAACAAATCCCTGCAGGAATTTTTCAGCATTAACAAGGATGTCCGCGGCCAAACCATC from the Pedosphaera parvula Ellin514 genome contains:
- the phoU gene encoding phosphate signaling complex protein PhoU, yielding MTLHFENELVGLKETLLTMASHAEGSVTKAIKALVERDDELARRVMADDAIVDQFEIDIDEMSIQLLSKAPLATDLRLITIAMKISHDLERVSDEATTIARRSLELSTEPQLKPYVDIPRMANMATDMLKDALDAFVNRDTAKARAIIPRDKEVDLLNKQLHRELSSYMVEKPSTITRCLNLMVVSKSLERIADHATNVAEEVVYLYEARDIRHSLKSATAEQTSS
- a CDS encoding response regulator; translated protein: MMRPRILIVDDEPDIVELVSFNLRAEGYEVVTASNGLDAVTQANSLIPDLIVLDLMLPEMDGLSVCELLHRFPTTARIPIIMLTAWTSELSRLIGLDYGAEDYMTKPFSPRELVLRVKKTLQAHPARPDGNQLN
- a CDS encoding response regulator; translated protein: MMVGMVPNTHVIPKILVVDDEPDAIELIKFNLKSAGYEVITAADGEEALNKARSLLPNLIILDLMIPEVDGLEVCKILRRDARVSGIPIIMLTAKAAEIDRVLGLELGADDYVTKPFSPRELVLRVKRLLRSGQTTGEKSDEIILKELSLNIPKHLALVKGKPVELTATEFKLLTVLAQRRGRVQSREQLLQDVWEYDNLIDTRTVDTHMRRLREKLGAAARYLDTVRGVGYRFVDE
- the pstB gene encoding phosphate ABC transporter ATP-binding protein PstB; translated protein: MTETKPSRLAVNQTLAAQTTASMHAGTSTLIETEKLSLSYGQSKALKEISIKIPEKLVTAFIGPSGCGKSTLLRCFNRMNDLIDNVRIEGNIKIAGHNIMSREVDVIELRKRVGMVFQKSNPFPKSIYENIAYALKLQGLRSRSELEGIVENSLRGAALWDEVKDRLHASALGLSGGQQQRLCIARAISIKPEIILMDEPASALDPIATAKIEELILDLKKEFTIVIVTHNMQQAARISDYTAFFYIGTLVEHDRTSKIFTNPTQKQTEDYVTGRFG